One window of Gemmatimonadaceae bacterium genomic DNA carries:
- a CDS encoding type II toxin-antitoxin system RelE/ParE family toxin, translating into MSNRIYSSREKGADRPLVWLRSEIKTPPFSSKARVEAGVLIRRLQQGGNVSLPHSRPMPSIGRGCHELRIRDGDASWRIIYRLDYDAVVIVDVFRKTTRATQMTAIRRAKQRLRSYGEDNESR; encoded by the coding sequence ATGTCGAATCGGATATATAGTTCCAGAGAGAAGGGAGCAGACAGACCATTGGTCTGGCTTCGCAGCGAGATCAAGACACCGCCTTTTTCTTCAAAGGCGAGGGTCGAGGCAGGCGTCCTGATTCGGAGGCTTCAGCAGGGCGGGAACGTCTCGCTTCCGCATTCGCGCCCGATGCCGTCGATCGGACGCGGCTGCCACGAACTGAGGATCCGGGATGGGGACGCTAGCTGGCGCATCATCTATCGTCTCGACTACGATGCGGTGGTGATCGTCGATGTTTTCAGAAAGACGACGCGGGCTACCCAAATGACAGCGATACGACGAGCGAAACAGAGGTTGAGATCATATGGCGAAGACAATGAATCCCGCTAA
- a CDS encoding helix-turn-helix transcriptional regulator, giving the protein MNPAKAKRLESRGWKIGTAADFLGLTEAEAALVEIKLSLSDAVRKARKRRGITQVALAKSLNSSQSRIAKLEAGGPGVSLDLLVRAALVTGTTRSEVAAALSREIA; this is encoded by the coding sequence ATGAATCCCGCTAAGGCGAAGAGGCTCGAGTCCCGGGGATGGAAAATAGGGACTGCCGCAGACTTCCTTGGCCTCACCGAGGCGGAAGCTGCGCTCGTTGAAATAAAGCTTTCACTCAGCGATGCCGTGCGGAAGGCACGCAAGCGGCGCGGTATCACTCAGGTTGCTCTGGCCAAGAGTCTCAACTCCAGTCAGTCGCGCATCGCCAAGCTGGAAGCCGGAGGTCCGGGCGTCTCTCTCGATCTCCTCGTCCGCGCTGCGCTTGTCACTGGTACCACGAGATCCGAAGTGGCAGCCGCGCTTTCACGCGAAATTGCGTAG
- a CDS encoding PIN domain-containing protein: protein MKILFDINVVLDVLLARARWAPDSALLLDAAERKKVTGCVAGHTITTAHYVIARAAGARKAATAVTDMLRILEVVPIEAADFAQALVLGMSDFEDAVQAAAAAKVGADYIATRNEKDFRRGPVAARSPAELLALL from the coding sequence GTGAAGATTCTGTTCGACATCAATGTCGTTCTGGACGTGCTGCTCGCCCGCGCGCGATGGGCGCCTGACTCGGCGTTGCTTCTCGATGCGGCCGAGCGAAAGAAGGTGACGGGCTGTGTGGCCGGCCATACGATCACAACGGCCCACTATGTAATTGCCCGGGCTGCCGGCGCGAGAAAGGCCGCTACAGCAGTGACTGATATGCTCAGGATCCTCGAGGTCGTTCCCATCGAAGCCGCGGACTTCGCGCAGGCACTCGTGCTGGGGATGTCAGACTTCGAGGATGCCGTTCAGGCGGCGGCGGCGGCCAAGGTCGGTGCCGATTACATCGCTACACGGAACGAAAAGGATTTCAGGCGAGGTCCTGTAGCGGCCCGTTCGCCCGCTGAGTTGCTGGCACTGCTTTAG
- a CDS encoding DUF6364 family protein, giving the protein MAKVVKNLTLDPEAVKRGERYSRRKGTSVSQIVSDFLSRLPDDGDSKLSPTVGRLLGIARGKGDEEAYRRYLEKKYAK; this is encoded by the coding sequence ATGGCCAAAGTCGTCAAGAATCTGACGCTGGATCCCGAAGCGGTGAAGCGGGGCGAACGGTACAGCCGGCGCAAGGGAACCAGTGTGTCGCAGATAGTGAGCGACTTTCTGTCCCGGCTTCCGGACGACGGCGATTCGAAGCTTTCGCCGACTGTTGGGCGATTGCTTGGGATCGCGCGTGGGAAGGGTGATGAGGAGGCGTATCGTCGCTATCTCGAGAAGAAATACGCGAAGTGA
- a CDS encoding type II toxin-antitoxin system Phd/YefM family antitoxin yields the protein MPATEARNRFADIVNDVAYRGERVVLQRHGKDIAAIVPVEDLALLEALEDKIDLDAARKALRQKEPAVSWAKLKRELGLER from the coding sequence ATGCCTGCCACCGAAGCAAGAAATCGCTTCGCCGATATCGTAAACGATGTCGCCTATCGCGGTGAACGAGTTGTATTACAACGTCATGGCAAGGACATCGCGGCTATCGTGCCGGTAGAGGATCTCGCCCTCCTCGAAGCGCTGGAAGACAAAATCGACCTCGACGCTGCCCGAAAAGCGCTCAGGCAAAAAGAGCCCGCGGTCTCCTGGGCCAAACTCAAGCGCGAGCTTGGCCTCGAACGCTGA
- a CDS encoding type II toxin-antitoxin system HipA family toxin: MLYAPASESDRKALTKAVERRALRQIARGVYTDERDQLLDQIVQSHLPAILSLAYPGWHISHSTAALLRSVNGSAFISGTAQTRQPAKLPGIVVHRLSALPYPDIVELGLDEMVAPSLSAEPGPVRVRLSSPLQTVFELLDSDARQPDRTLPPETIRSLIDALTESDRLRAASFAERNGLLAELARFNAIRAGLEDTRAVQVMRPEGLDLFFYNWRVGRLEALPGREYRFTYDDGWTIPITGLRLGSDGPAYEGLGLPAFFDNMLPEGWAEARLQAVHKIARTDAFAMLRTTQKYLSNLTLRPSGFDESRLVLDHLDVRLADIAATTDPLPVEEQIGADPDSRDLWLELRRRGATRLSGIQPKLPVHLKLAGTHTRLTIGHAGNTSTHILKLPSPEFPQLVENEWATMELARRVGLPVAPVRRVEFPADSQLRGPGLLVERFDLPASLSSPRRVLLLEEAASLLGIRREEKYSVSMERIGAALLAAGVAGSDLNLFFDHVVFSWIVGNGDLHAKNIAVLRSIEPGTLGDPPRQAETRYSPLYDLVNTRLVIAGDLFALPLNGKQNNLRVNDFAVLARGWGWTKAQARERVEDLASKISARLADTLASSGLSEESRQRYRATIDGTIGGL; this comes from the coding sequence ATGCTCTATGCCCCCGCAAGCGAATCCGATAGAAAAGCCCTGACCAAGGCCGTCGAAAGACGAGCCCTCAGACAGATCGCCCGCGGCGTCTACACCGACGAGCGCGACCAGCTACTCGATCAGATTGTCCAGAGCCATCTGCCGGCAATTCTCTCGCTGGCATATCCCGGCTGGCATATCTCTCACAGCACGGCAGCGCTGCTTCGATCCGTCAACGGCTCGGCGTTCATATCCGGCACGGCTCAAACGCGCCAGCCGGCAAAACTGCCGGGCATTGTCGTGCATCGGCTATCCGCTCTTCCGTACCCGGACATCGTTGAGCTCGGCCTCGACGAAATGGTCGCGCCGTCACTTTCCGCTGAACCCGGTCCCGTGCGAGTTCGGCTCAGCTCCCCGCTTCAGACCGTATTCGAGCTGCTCGACTCCGATGCTCGGCAACCGGATCGAACCCTTCCCCCGGAAACAATTCGCAGTCTGATCGACGCTCTCACTGAATCGGACCGGCTCCGAGCTGCATCGTTCGCCGAGCGCAACGGATTGCTTGCAGAGTTGGCTCGCTTCAATGCGATTCGCGCCGGCCTCGAGGACACGCGCGCCGTACAGGTCATGCGGCCCGAAGGACTCGATCTCTTCTTCTACAACTGGCGAGTCGGCCGGCTCGAAGCCCTTCCCGGTCGCGAATACCGCTTCACCTACGATGACGGCTGGACCATTCCGATCACCGGACTTCGACTGGGCTCGGATGGACCCGCATACGAGGGCCTGGGTCTCCCCGCATTCTTCGACAACATGCTGCCCGAAGGATGGGCGGAAGCGCGGCTTCAGGCGGTACACAAGATCGCCCGCACGGACGCCTTCGCCATGTTGCGGACGACACAGAAATACCTGAGCAATCTCACGCTGCGTCCGTCCGGTTTCGACGAATCCCGGCTCGTACTGGATCACCTGGACGTGAGACTCGCCGACATCGCCGCGACTACCGATCCCCTTCCGGTGGAAGAGCAGATCGGCGCCGATCCGGACTCACGCGATCTGTGGCTCGAGCTGCGCCGTCGTGGAGCGACACGTCTGTCCGGAATTCAGCCCAAACTTCCCGTGCACCTCAAGCTCGCCGGCACCCACACTCGGCTCACGATCGGACACGCCGGCAACACGAGCACGCACATATTGAAGCTGCCCTCACCCGAATTCCCGCAGCTCGTGGAAAACGAATGGGCGACGATGGAACTCGCGCGCCGAGTGGGATTACCAGTGGCGCCGGTTCGGCGGGTCGAGTTTCCGGCTGATTCGCAGCTCAGAGGTCCCGGACTGCTCGTCGAGCGTTTCGACCTCCCAGCTTCGCTGTCGTCTCCCCGGAGAGTCCTGCTGCTCGAGGAAGCGGCGTCTCTGCTCGGAATCCGGCGGGAGGAGAAGTACAGCGTATCAATGGAACGCATCGGCGCCGCACTTCTCGCTGCCGGGGTCGCCGGGAGCGATCTCAATCTGTTCTTCGATCACGTCGTGTTCTCGTGGATCGTCGGCAACGGAGATCTTCACGCCAAGAACATCGCGGTTCTGCGGTCCATCGAGCCCGGCACGCTGGGCGATCCACCGCGCCAGGCGGAGACGCGGTATTCCCCGCTATACGACCTGGTCAATACCCGGCTCGTGATCGCCGGCGATCTCTTTGCGTTGCCGCTGAATGGGAAACAGAACAACCTTCGCGTGAACGATTTCGCAGTTCTTGCGCGCGGATGGGGATGGACAAAAGCTCAGGCCAGGGAACGTGTCGAGGATCTGGCTTCGAAAATATCCGCCCGGCTAGCCGACACTCTGGCCTCGTCCGGACTTTCAGAGGAGTCCCGACAGCGCTATCGAGCGACTATCGATGGCACCATTGGGGGGCTTTGA
- a CDS encoding helix-turn-helix transcriptional regulator, with protein MNTSAMELLRAARAGAGLSQRELARKARTAQSVVARIELGENSPSWETLMRLLRAAGFKLRATIERIPPVDRSLLDDVPRILRMTPEQRLEEVAEVSRFIAAAHRV; from the coding sequence ATGAATACGTCGGCGATGGAGCTGCTCAGGGCGGCCAGGGCAGGCGCCGGACTCTCCCAGCGGGAGCTCGCCCGAAAAGCGCGTACGGCTCAGTCAGTTGTGGCCCGCATCGAGCTGGGTGAGAACAGTCCTTCGTGGGAGACGTTGATGCGTCTGTTGCGCGCGGCCGGCTTCAAGTTGCGTGCGACCATCGAGCGCATTCCGCCTGTAGATCGATCCCTTCTGGACGACGTACCACGAATCCTTCGCATGACTCCTGAACAACGATTGGAGGAAGTTGCAGAGGTGAGCCGATTCATTGCGGCAGCACACCGTGTCTGA
- a CDS encoding ribbon-helix-helix protein, CopG family: protein MRTIIDIPQNILDEIDALAKQEKISRAEAVRRAMAEYLEKRPRSRPDAAFGIWKPRKIDPLAYEDALRGEWNR, encoded by the coding sequence ATGCGGACTATCATTGATATCCCCCAGAACATCCTCGACGAGATCGACGCCCTCGCAAAGCAGGAAAAGATCTCCCGCGCTGAAGCCGTCAGGCGCGCAATGGCCGAGTATCTGGAGAAGCGCCCGCGCTCGAGACCTGATGCGGCGTTCGGGATCTGGAAGCCCAGAAAGATCGACCCGCTGGCCTACGAGGATGCACTTCGAGGGGAGTGGAATCGATGA
- a CDS encoding type II toxin-antitoxin system VapC family toxin, which translates to MNAVLDTNILIDYLNGSADARRELDSFDTIYISLISWMEILVGAAEGDEESEIREFLRRFRVHPVDEGVAERAVEIRRRDKIRLPDAIIWATAQHLGLLLVTRNTRDFPSNHPGVRVPYSV; encoded by the coding sequence ATGAATGCGGTCCTCGATACGAACATCCTCATTGACTATCTGAACGGCTCCGCTGACGCTCGGCGTGAGCTCGACTCCTTCGACACGATCTACATCAGCCTCATCTCCTGGATGGAGATTCTCGTCGGCGCTGCCGAGGGTGATGAGGAATCGGAGATCCGTGAATTCCTCCGCCGGTTCCGCGTACATCCGGTTGATGAAGGAGTCGCCGAAAGAGCCGTCGAAATCCGGCGGCGCGACAAGATCAGGCTACCCGACGCGATCATCTGGGCAACCGCGCAGCATCTCGGGCTGTTGCTCGTGACCCGCAACACTCGCGATTTCCCAAGCAATCACCCGGGAGTGCGGGTCCCGTACAGCGTTTGA
- a CDS encoding type II toxin-antitoxin system VapC family toxin, with protein MIVADANLIAYLILPGERTEQAEAVLLKDPVWVVPVVWASELRSVVSHYVRSRSLTVAQGSAAMERAAALIGGREAPVDSREVLELAHRSGCSSYDCEYVALAVSLDVALVTSDKAVLRAFPRVAVAPDDFLDEPTT; from the coding sequence ATGATCGTCGCTGATGCCAACCTTATCGCGTACCTGATTCTTCCGGGTGAACGAACGGAGCAGGCGGAGGCGGTTCTGCTCAAGGATCCCGTGTGGGTGGTCCCGGTCGTGTGGGCCAGCGAGCTGCGGAGTGTGGTGAGTCATTACGTGCGCAGCAGAAGTCTGACCGTAGCGCAGGGGTCGGCGGCGATGGAGCGCGCCGCTGCGCTGATCGGTGGCCGGGAAGCGCCCGTCGATTCGCGTGAAGTTCTGGAACTTGCGCATCGATCGGGGTGTTCCAGTTATGACTGCGAGTATGTCGCTCTCGCGGTCTCGCTGGATGTAGCGCTCGTTACCTCGGACAAGGCAGTGTTGCGGGCGTTTCCGCGAGTGGCAGTCGCTCCGGACGATTTTCTGGATGAGCCGACGACTTGA
- a CDS encoding Arc family DNA-binding protein, giving the protein MATLTIKNLPDSLYERLKAKAAEHRRSINSEAILAVERAVADSGALEPEEILASLRHARVRLNRVFVTDAALRAGRTDGRA; this is encoded by the coding sequence GTGGCGACACTGACAATCAAGAATCTTCCTGATTCTCTCTACGAGCGGCTCAAGGCAAAAGCCGCGGAACATCGGCGAAGCATAAACAGCGAAGCGATTCTCGCGGTCGAGCGGGCGGTGGCCGATTCCGGTGCGCTTGAGCCCGAGGAGATCCTCGCGAGTCTTCGTCACGCCCGCGTCCGACTCAACCGGGTGTTCGTTACGGATGCGGCCCTTCGCGCGGGGCGGACTGACGGTCGTGCATGA
- a CDS encoding protein kinase: MTDPVDRLKAALADRYPIERELGRGGMATVYLAQDIKHGRRVAIKVLRPELAAMLGAERFLREIEIAARLSHPHILPLYDSGQVDGLLFYVMPHIEGESLRDRLDREKQLPIDEAVRLAQQVASALDYAHRREIVHRDIKPENILLHEGLALVADFGIALAVRAAAGERLTEAGLSLGTPYYMSPEQAIGDRPIDARSDIYSLGCVLYEMLAGEPPFTGSTVQAVVARILTEQPRELRSVRENVSVALERVVAKSLARLPADRYATVAKFSEALDRAGAEPWGAPTAVIGTASGATAAPLAAPPRRSVFARLAPALVRSAPWIVAVLALGLAGWGWLGPHLAQVGQDAAEVSTEEFQRILAEDQVVVLDTRPHLEYSISHIPGARNVAARPGVPMSIYVSDVAEVSRLVGGDMNRTIVLYCNGPFCLKSKRLGDELVIAGHKNIRRYQLGIPVWRAFGGVTVIEADGLRHVLALDRTAVVIDVRDADAYRDGTLPGARNVPRNGVLEGRDVGEIRLAKDDGRLPMQDHNTRIIVIGRTAGDARFVAQALTYEAFHNVAYFPGTFEEAKAALAR; the protein is encoded by the coding sequence TTGACCGACCCGGTCGACCGTCTTAAGGCCGCACTCGCCGACCGCTACCCCATCGAGCGTGAGCTGGGCCGCGGTGGCATGGCCACGGTCTACCTGGCGCAGGACATAAAGCACGGCCGCCGTGTCGCGATCAAGGTACTGCGCCCGGAGCTGGCCGCGATGTTGGGCGCCGAGCGATTCCTGCGCGAGATCGAGATCGCCGCCAGGCTCAGCCATCCCCACATTCTCCCGCTGTACGACTCGGGCCAGGTTGACGGGCTGCTCTTCTATGTGATGCCGCACATTGAGGGGGAGTCGCTGCGGGACCGGCTCGATCGCGAGAAACAACTCCCCATAGACGAGGCGGTGCGGTTGGCGCAGCAGGTTGCGTCGGCGCTTGACTATGCCCACCGGCGCGAGATTGTCCATCGCGATATCAAGCCGGAGAACATCCTCCTCCACGAGGGCCTTGCGCTGGTCGCGGACTTCGGCATTGCGCTCGCGGTGCGCGCGGCGGCTGGCGAGCGCCTCACCGAAGCCGGCCTCTCCCTCGGCACGCCGTACTACATGAGCCCGGAGCAGGCGATCGGCGACCGGCCGATCGACGCGCGCAGCGACATCTACTCCCTGGGCTGCGTGCTCTACGAGATGCTGGCGGGCGAGCCGCCCTTCACCGGTTCCACCGTACAGGCGGTGGTGGCGCGGATCCTCACCGAGCAACCGCGCGAGCTCAGGTCGGTGCGCGAGAACGTGTCGGTGGCGCTGGAGCGCGTCGTCGCCAAGTCGCTTGCGAGACTCCCGGCCGACCGCTACGCCACGGTGGCCAAGTTCAGCGAGGCGCTGGACAGGGCCGGCGCGGAGCCGTGGGGCGCTCCGACCGCGGTGATAGGCACGGCCTCGGGCGCCACTGCCGCACCGCTTGCGGCTCCGCCCCGCCGGTCGGTGTTCGCGCGACTCGCGCCGGCGCTGGTGCGGAGCGCGCCGTGGATCGTGGCTGTGCTCGCCCTCGGCCTGGCGGGGTGGGGCTGGCTGGGCCCGCACCTCGCGCAGGTCGGCCAGGATGCCGCGGAGGTTTCCACCGAGGAGTTCCAGCGGATACTCGCTGAGGACCAGGTCGTCGTACTCGACACCCGGCCGCACCTCGAGTATTCGATCAGCCATATCCCCGGCGCGCGCAACGTCGCCGCCCGTCCCGGGGTGCCGATGTCCATCTACGTCTCCGATGTTGCCGAAGTGAGCCGGCTCGTCGGTGGCGATATGAACAGGACAATCGTGCTCTACTGCAATGGCCCGTTCTGTCTGAAGAGCAAGCGACTTGGCGACGAGCTCGTGATTGCCGGGCACAAGAACATCCGTCGCTATCAGCTCGGCATTCCCGTGTGGCGGGCGTTTGGTGGTGTCACCGTGATCGAAGCCGACGGCCTCCGTCATGTCCTTGCCCTCGACCGCACCGCGGTCGTGATCGACGTGCGCGACGCCGACGCCTACCGCGACGGCACGCTCCCGGGTGCCCGGAACGTTCCGCGCAACGGCGTGCTCGAAGGCCGGGATGTCGGTGAGATCCGACTGGCCAAGGACGATGGACGGTTGCCGATGCAGGACCACAACACGCGTATCATCGTCATCGGTCGCACTGCCGGTGACGCCCGCTTCGTCGCCCAGGCCCTCACGTACGAAGCGTTCCATAACGTCGCGTACTTTCCCGGCACCTTCGAGGAGGCGAAGGCGGCGCTGGCGCGGTAA
- a CDS encoding Glu/Leu/Phe/Val dehydrogenase translates to MTSQHIPMFAQVNKYFDKAAAYLDHSPGLLAQIKACNSVFRMSFPLKRDDGTIEVIHGWRAQHSVHRLPTKGGIRFAPQVDEDEVSALAALMTYKCALVDVPFGGAKGAVRIDPAKYSVDELERITRRYTYELFAKNLIGPGIDVPAPDYGTGPREMAWIVDTYATLAPGQIDALGCVTGKPVTQGGVRGRAESTGRGVYFALREACNYAEEMKPLGFVTGLDGKTVVVQGLGNVGYHAAKFIREGGATIVALAEREGAIFSEKGLDVERVAAHRKETGSILGFPGARDIAKTGDALELECDVLVPAALENVITPENVDRIKAKIIVEGANGPITADASEKLLGRGVLIIPDIYTNAGGVTVSYFEWVKNLSHMRYGRMEKRFEERSNERMLQGVEQLTGQKFSSEAFGFATAAAGEEELVNSGLEETMIAAYAELRTIQKERGVDLRTAAFIDAIGKVAMAYMQRGIFP, encoded by the coding sequence ATGACCAGTCAGCACATCCCGATGTTTGCGCAGGTCAACAAGTACTTCGACAAGGCCGCGGCCTACCTCGACCACTCTCCCGGTTTGCTGGCGCAGATCAAGGCCTGCAACTCCGTCTTCCGGATGAGCTTCCCGCTCAAGCGCGACGACGGGACGATCGAGGTGATCCACGGATGGCGCGCACAGCACAGCGTGCACCGGCTGCCGACGAAGGGCGGGATCCGTTTCGCGCCTCAGGTGGATGAAGACGAGGTGTCTGCTCTTGCCGCGCTCATGACCTACAAGTGCGCACTGGTGGATGTGCCGTTCGGGGGAGCGAAGGGCGCGGTGCGCATTGATCCCGCGAAGTACTCGGTTGATGAGCTTGAGCGAATCACCCGGCGATACACATACGAGTTGTTCGCGAAAAACCTGATTGGGCCGGGGATAGATGTGCCCGCGCCTGATTACGGCACGGGTCCTCGGGAAATGGCGTGGATTGTCGATACGTACGCGACACTTGCACCGGGACAGATAGACGCGCTCGGCTGCGTCACCGGCAAGCCCGTGACGCAGGGTGGTGTGCGCGGGCGGGCGGAAAGCACGGGGCGGGGCGTGTACTTCGCGTTGCGTGAGGCGTGCAACTATGCCGAGGAAATGAAGCCGCTCGGGTTCGTCACCGGCCTCGACGGGAAGACTGTCGTCGTACAGGGGCTCGGCAATGTCGGATACCACGCGGCGAAGTTCATACGGGAAGGCGGCGCCACTATCGTCGCGCTGGCCGAGCGTGAGGGGGCGATCTTCTCTGAGAAGGGGCTCGATGTGGAGCGGGTGGCGGCGCACCGGAAGGAGACCGGCTCGATACTCGGCTTTCCTGGCGCTCGCGATATCGCGAAGACGGGAGATGCGCTCGAGCTTGAGTGCGACGTTCTTGTTCCGGCAGCGCTGGAGAACGTGATCACTCCCGAGAATGTGGATCGCATCAAGGCGAAGATCATCGTCGAGGGAGCGAACGGTCCGATCACCGCCGACGCGAGCGAGAAGCTGTTGGGGCGCGGAGTGCTCATCATTCCCGACATCTATACCAATGCTGGCGGAGTGACCGTCTCGTATTTCGAGTGGGTGAAGAACCTCTCGCACATGCGGTATGGGCGAATGGAGAAGCGGTTCGAGGAGCGGAGCAATGAGAGGATGCTCCAGGGCGTCGAGCAGCTCACGGGACAAAAGTTCTCTTCGGAAGCGTTCGGATTCGCGACCGCGGCGGCGGGTGAGGAGGAGCTCGTGAACTCGGGGCTCGAGGAGACGATGATTGCGGCGTACGCGGAGCTGCGAACGATTCAGAAGGAGCGCGGAGTGGATTTGCGCACGGCTGCGTTCATCGATGCGATCGGGAAGGTGGCGATGGCGTACATGCAGCGGGGGATTTTCCCGTAG
- a CDS encoding protein phosphatase 2C domain-containing protein translates to MPHCAPSVRPSDDELDLFGITHQGKVRAENQDHFLVSTVHPHVVIHSTSLPTTDRLPLLGTRLATVLVLADGVGGAAAGSEAARLATEAVMRYVSCTLRSYHTAGSATDTEFLASLNAAALEAHDAVRAQAALREDHKQMATTLTVGIAVWPWMYIVQVGDSRAYFYSEGELRQVTHDQTIGQALVDQGLMPPERLAASPFKHVLSSAIGADEALPDVIRLDISERGSLILLCSDGLTKHVADDEIAAAIRNMKSSEQLVKDLLDLALERGGSDNITIIAGRAPLRKD, encoded by the coding sequence ATGCCGCACTGCGCACCTTCGGTAAGACCGTCAGACGACGAGTTGGATCTCTTCGGCATCACGCACCAGGGAAAGGTGCGGGCCGAGAACCAGGATCATTTCCTCGTTTCGACCGTCCATCCGCATGTCGTCATCCATAGCACGAGCCTGCCGACCACCGACCGGTTGCCCTTACTCGGTACCCGGCTGGCGACGGTACTCGTACTTGCCGATGGCGTTGGAGGAGCAGCCGCGGGCAGTGAAGCCGCCCGTCTTGCGACTGAGGCGGTCATGCGCTACGTGTCGTGCACTCTCCGCTCTTACCACACTGCCGGCTCGGCGACGGACACGGAATTCCTTGCCTCGCTCAATGCCGCTGCCCTCGAGGCGCACGATGCCGTACGCGCGCAGGCTGCGCTTCGAGAAGACCACAAGCAGATGGCGACCACGCTCACTGTTGGCATCGCCGTCTGGCCGTGGATGTATATCGTTCAGGTGGGTGACAGCCGCGCCTATTTCTATTCCGAAGGCGAGTTGCGGCAGGTGACGCACGATCAGACAATCGGGCAGGCCCTCGTGGATCAGGGACTGATGCCCCCTGAGCGCCTTGCGGCGTCGCCATTCAAGCACGTGCTCTCGAGCGCGATCGGCGCTGACGAAGCGCTGCCCGACGTAATACGACTCGACATCAGCGAGCGCGGATCGCTGATTCTTCTCTGCAGCGACGGCCTCACCAAGCATGTCGCCGACGACGAGATCGCCGCCGCTATCCGGAACATGAAGTCGTCCGAGCAGCTGGTGAAGGATCTGCTCGATCTCGCACTCGAGCGCGGCGGATCTGACAACATCACGATCATCGCCGGGCGTGCGCCGCTGCGAAAGGACTGA
- a CDS encoding WYL domain-containing protein, with amino-acid sequence MKVRYSAKVARWIAEREGMQPDADGSLTIEHPLADAEWGVRHVLQYGPDAEVLEPQSLREDVIRRLDAIRQVSPFAAAHARR; translated from the coding sequence ATGAAGGTGCGCTACTCGGCGAAGGTCGCACGGTGGATTGCCGAGAGAGAGGGGATGCAACCAGATGCGGATGGCTCACTCACGATAGAGCATCCGCTGGCGGACGCGGAGTGGGGAGTGCGTCACGTGCTTCAGTACGGGCCGGATGCGGAAGTGCTGGAGCCGCAGTCGTTGAGGGAAGACGTGATAAGGCGGCTCGATGCGATCCGCCAGGTCAGTCCTTTCGCAGCGGCGCACGCCCGGCGATGA